A genomic window from Gossypium hirsutum isolate 1008001.06 chromosome D10, Gossypium_hirsutum_v2.1, whole genome shotgun sequence includes:
- the LOC107914180 gene encoding uncharacterized protein: MAADRQRKWLNGASIAGCNFKDQYRTKKKKLDSLQNDLNTKSCISLEWDGNQKKVVAKRDQIGLSWRHLRPFTDSTIHYHRVLADVLTLPHEIFDLENLTEVLSYEVWQTLLSENERNHLMQFLPTGTDKEHVLQALLAGDNFHFGNPFLKWGSLLCLGYLHPDAVIQEEQHLKDEKKAYYSQLQDYHNDIIDYLQKLKVKWESCKDPEQEIVHKFWRSRRASEKGIFSHSNESKLVNLEQDATGTSESCSWAADERACSSDNQNSSVVKGGELQRRMYKKGFIKDKGKGLLTAPDHTQTVEAKPRKGDKIRKCNIQQSNGAKYMAYVKISKKQHELIKNMRQSGRSIQYRSLNHVLGDIDSLHVLPYDTFVEEEMRNLHEHWLRLVKEDLPEAYASRREIQLQKREIAKLLEQDIEEKLNPAFEDEVEEDTEKFHDQEDNVGIKLDVQDVEKEIPEKLLEGQKDAEATDRESSMEEESVLALPQNQSPQQVSSIDSGNMLNSEEIESENKENLLKSDIAFSDLSERSKNLKTADATVNQEVHVSSTENVWSAYIMPQSYLDSTEGHDYTSCSGLPLAHQANADRQNHMIDLESGLHEESTGKVLLHGHSEDGSFSSYTNQDQSELLPSFFKDQVVLPYHSEQKQDGLDFQAPKNVLMEDGDFNGQFQGQLRPSLPLEEGQKRQDEVFVQQNMSGNIYSDGSRGRYLPPRQEHLPSGNMQDWGMNPAHMSAPFQHQLNGGQLLNQSWFTGEHQAEAGGGWAGSDGFSGPSESIAISRESNTDQSLFSVVSQCNQLGSRNPYRSMGSTEHLIQQRSNGINENSMEQAGGHPLDYLGVRDASMMVMGDEMGRMSMAHQNAVAALHDDQLAMGKPYLRSWNQQR; this comes from the exons ATGGCTGCTGATCGACAGAGAAAGTGGCTGAATGGAGCCAGCATTGCTGGCTGCAATTTTAAAGACCAATacagaacaaaaaagaaaaaacttgaCTCACTGCAAAATGATTTAAACACAAAATCTTGTATTTCGCTTGAATGGGATGGGAACCAAAAAAAAGTTGTTGCTAAAAGGGATCAAATTGGCTTAAGTTGGAGGCATTTGAGGCCATTTACAGATTCCACAATACATTACCACAGAGTTTTGGCGGATGTTTTGACTCTTCCTCATGAAATTTTTGACTTAGAGAACCTGACAGAGGTGCTTTCTTATGAG GTTTGGCAGACTCTTCTGTCTGAAAACGAGAGAAATCATCTGATGCAGTTTCTTCCCACAGGAACTGACAAAGAGCATGTTCTGCAAGCATTGCTTGCTGGGGATAATTTTCACTTTGGAAATCCTTTTCTTAAATG GGGTTCATTGCTTTGCTTGGGTTATCTTCACCCTGATGCTGTTATTCAGGAGGAACAACATTTAAAGGACGAGAAGAAAGCGTATTACTCCCAGTTACAGGACTACCACAATGA CATTATAGATTATTTGCAGAAATTGAAGGTTAAATGGGAAAGCTGCAAAGACCCAGAACAAGAAATTGTGCATAAGTTTTGGAG GTCAAGAAGGGCTAGTGAGAAAGGGATTTTCTCACATTCGAATGAATCTAAGCTTGTCAATCTTGAGCAGGATGCTACAGGTACTTCTGAATCTTGTTCATGGGCTGCGGATGAGAGAGCATGCAGTAGTGATAACCAAAATTCTTCTGTTGTGAAGGGAGGAGAACTACAGAGAAG AATGTACAAGAAAGGTTTCATCAAGGACAAAGGTAAAGGTCTCTTGACTGCTCCGGATCATACACAGACTGTGGAAGCAAAACCCAGAAAGGGTGACAAGATACGCAAGTGCAATATCCAGCAGAGTAATGGTGCCAAATACATGGCATATGTTAAG ATTAGCAAGAAGCAACATGAACTGATTAAGAATATGAGGCAGTCTGGTAGAAGCATTCAGTATCGGTCTCTTAACCATGTCTTAGGTGACATTGATAGCTTGCATGTGCTACCATATGATACATTTGTGGAAGAAGAAATGAGGAATTTGCATGAACATTG GTTGAGATTGGTGAAGGAAGATCTCCCGGAAGCATATGCAAGCCGGAGAGAAATACAATTACAGAAACGGGAAATAGCCAAGTTGTTGGAGCAGGATATAGAAGAAAAACTAAATCCAGCATTTGAG GATGAAGTGGAGGAAGATACTGAAAAGTTCCATGATCAGGAAGATAATGTTGGTATAAAATTGGATGTTCAAGATGTAGAGAAAGAGATCCCTGAGAAGTTGCTTGAGGGTCAGAAGGATGCTGAAGCAACAGACAGGGAATCCAGCATGGAAGAGGAGTCTGTTCTGGCCTTACCACAGAATCAGTCCCCACAGCAGGTTTCTTCTATTGATAGTGGCAATATGCTCAATTCTGAGGAGATTGAGTCTGAAAACAAAGAGAACCTCTTGAAATCAGATATTGCTTTTTCAGATCTATCTGAGCGCTCAAAGAATTTGAAAACTGCTGATGCAACTGTTAATCAGGAAGTTCATGTCTCTTCTACAGAGAATGTCTGGTCTGCATATATCATGCCACAATCTTACCTTGATTCAACTGAGGGCCATGACTACACATCTTGTAGTGGattgccacttgctcatcaaGCCAATGCAGACCGGCAGAACCATATGATTGATCTGGAATCAGGCTTGCATGAAGAAAGTACAGGGAAGGTTTTGTTACATGGACATTCTGAAGACGGTTCCTTTAGTTCTTACACAAATCAAGACCAAAGTGAGCTGCTTCCATCTTTCTTCAAGGATCAGGTAGTTTTGCCCTACCATAGTGAGCAGAAACAGGATGGGCTAGATTTCCAGGCCCCGAAGAATGTGTTGATGGAAGATGGTGATTTTAATGGGCAATTTCAAGGGCAGTTGCGACCATCGCTGCCTCTAGAAGAGGGCCAAAAGAGGCAGGATGAGGTTTTTGTGCAACAAAACATGTCCGGAAACATTTACTCTGATGGATCTCGGGGTAGATACTTGCCCCCAAGGCAGGAACACTTGCCTTCTGGGAATATGCAGGATTGGGGTATGAATCCTGCCCACATGTCAGCGCCCTTTCAACATCAGTTGAATGGTGGACAATTGTTGAATCAGAGCTGGTTTACTGGAGAGCATCAAGCTGAAGCTGGTGGAGGATGGGCTGGTTCAGATGGATTTAGTGGGCCTAGTGAGAGTATTGCGATTTCTAGGGAAAGCAATACGGATCAGAGTCTATTTAGTGTTGTATCTCAATGTAACCAACTTGGTTCAAGAAACCCTTATCGATCAATGGGCTCTACTGAGCATTTAATtcaacagaggagcaatggaataAATGAAAATAGTATGGAGCAAGCAGGTGGTCATCCACTGGATTATTTAGGGGTTCGTGATGCCAGTATGATGGTGATGGGTGATGAAATGGGAAGGATGAGCATGGCACATCAGAATGCTGTTGCTGCTTTGCATGATGATCAATTGGCAATGGGGAAACCGTATTTGAGGTCATGGAACCAACAAAGATAG